In Rhizorhabdus phycosphaerae, the genomic stretch GATCGGCCGGCAGCCGCCACGGCAGATCGCCGTCACGCCCGATCACGCCGTTGCGCGCCCTGGCGAGGACGAAGACGATCTCCGGCCGGCTCACCGCGCTCATCTCGCTCAAACCGCCACCGGCGCGGCGATGTGCGGGTGCGGGTCATAGCCCTCGATCACGAAGTCCTCGAGCGCATAGTCGAACATGCTTGTGGGTTTGCGCACCAGCTTCAGCGTCGGGAAGGCGCGCGGTTCGCGCGACAGCTGTTCTTCGACCAGATGGCCATGGTTCGAATAGACATGGGTGTCGGCCCCCATCCACACGATCTCGCCCGGCTCCAGATCGGCCTGCTGCGCCAGCATCCGCACCAGCAGCGCGGCTTCGAAGATGTTGAACGGAAAACCGAGGCCGAGGTCGCAGGAGCGCTGGTAGAGGATGCCCGATAGCCGCCCGTTCGCGACATGATATTGATAGGTCATGTGGCAGGGCGGCAGCGCCATGCCCGGCAGTTCGGGCACGTTCCAGCCGGTGAAAATCAGCCGCCGGGAGCCGGGATTGGTCCGCAGCGCCTCGACCAGTTCGGCGATCTGGTTGATGCCCTGCCCCTCGCGGCGGTAGAGCCCGTCGCCGGCGGGGGTGTAGCGCGGCCAGTCGACCCATTGCTTGCCATAGACCGGCCCAAGGTCGCCCCACTGCTCCGCGAAGGCGGGGTCGTCGATGATGCGCTGCTCGAACGTATCGCGGTCGATCGTCTCGCCGGTGGCGCGGCGATATTTATCGAGCGGCCAGTCGGTCCAGATGTGCACCTTCTGCTGCACCAGCGGGCGGATGTTGGTTTCGCCCGACAGGAACCACAGCAGCTCCTTGACCGCCGATTTCCAGAAGATCTTCTTGGTGGTGATCAGCGGGACCGTGCCGTCCGACAGGTCGAAGCGCATCGTGACGCCGAACAAGGCACGGGTGCCGACCCCCGTGCGGTCGGTGCGCTCGTCGCCGTCGGTCCAGGCGCGGCGCATGGCGGCGAGATATTGTCGTTCGGGATGGTCGGTCATGGGAAGGGCGTAGCCGCTTACGCCCCCGCCTTTCAAGGGAGCGGGGATGTCGATGGGGCACTGGCATTCGGATCGCCCGCTCGCTACATCGCTCCGATATGGCCAAGCTCAAGATCGCTTCCTGGAACATCAACTCGGTCCGCGCGCGCATCGACATCGTGCGGCAGTTCCTCGAGGAGCAGCAGATCGACATCTTGTGCCTGCAAGAGACGAAGGTCCGCGACGACGTCTTCCCATTCGAGATGTTCCGCAAGCTCGGCTATGCCCATTTCGAGATCAACGGCCAGCCGATGCACCATGGCGTGGCGATCATCTCCAAAGTGCCGCTGCACGACAATGGCCGTCACGACTGGCAGGACAATGGCGAGGCGCGTCACATCGGCGTACGGCTCGACTGCGGCATCCGGCTGGAGAATGTCTACATACCGGCGGGCGGCGACGTTCCCGACCGTGAGGTCAATCCCAAGTTCGGCCAGAAGCTCGACTTTCTGGGGCGCATGATCCGCTGGTCCGAGGAGCTGCGCGAGCCGACCCTGCTGGTCGGCGACTTCAACATCGCCCCGCTCGAATGCGACGTGTGGAGCCATAAGCAGCTGCTCGACGTGGTCAGCCATACGCCGATCGAGGTCGAGACGCTGGCGCGCCTGCAGGCCAGTCATGACTGGGTCGATCTCGGCCGAACCTTCATCCCGCCGCCCGAGCGGCTCTACACCTGGTGGAGCTACCGCGCGCAGGACTGGGCCGCGTCCGATCGCGGACGGCGCCTCGACCATATGTGGGCGAGCCCGTCTGTCGCGAAGCAGGCGACCAACCATTATGTGTGCGAACCCTGCCGGTCGTGGCTGCGCCCGTCCGATCACATCCCTCTGGTGACCGAGTTCGAATTTTGACCGCTGCAAGAGATGCTGCCCGCGCGATCGACGCGCTGAAGCGGGGCTGGCCGGTTGCGGTCAGCGCTGATGACGGGCGCGTCGTCGTGCTCGCGATCGAGACCGCGAACGATGTTTCGCTTGCCGCCTTCGATGGCGGGCAGCCTGCGGACGTGCTGCTGTCCGCTGCGCGCGCTGCGACACTCAACCTCGCCAACCAGCGCGATGCTGCGAGCCCGGCTTGTCCGGCGATGATCGAGCGGGTGCCGTGGATCGACCTGCCCACCGCCATCGCGCTCGCCGATCCGGTGCGCGACATGGCGACGCCGCTGAAAGGGCCGTTCCGCGCCAAGGGCGTTACCGCGGCCGCAGCCTGCGCCGCAGCACTTCGCCTTGCGCGCCTCGCCGGTCTGTTGCCGGCGCTGTTCGTCCGCCTGGACGGCGCGGTCGAGGCCGAGCTCGAGGCTGCGTCGCTCGACGACTATGAAGATCCGGCGCATCTGGTGATCGCCTCGCAGGCACGCCTGCCGGTCACGGTGAGCGAGCGGGCCGAGATCGTCGCCTTCCGCCATGTCGCCGACGCGGCCGAGCATGTCGCGCTGATCATCGGCACGCCCGATGGCACGCCGCCGCTCGTCCGCCTGCACAGCGAATGCCTGACAGGCGACGTGCTGGGTTCGCTCAAATGCGACTGCGGACCGCAGCTCAACGGCGCGTTGAAGGCGATGACGCAGGCGAGCTGGGGCATCCTGCTGTACCTGCGGCAGGAAGGCCGCGGCATCGGTTTGATCAACAAGCTGCGCGCCTATGCGCTGCAAGATCAGGGATTCGACACGGTCGACGCCAATCTGCGGCTGGGCTTCGGCGTCGACGAGCGCGATTTCCGCGTCGCGGCACGAATGCTCTCGCTGCTGGGGCAGCTGAAGGTGCGGCTGCTGACCAACAACCCGCAGAAGGTCGCCGGGCTGGAAGCGGCGGGCATCGCCGTCGCCGAACGCGTGCCCCACAAGATGGGCGAGAATCCGCACAACAGCGCCTATTTGGCGACCAAGCGCGACCGGACCGGTCACGTCCTGTGAGCGATAGCCGGCCGTGACCGACATCCGGGTGGACGTCGACGCGCTGACGCTGACGGGCCCGGACGGCGTGGCCGTTCCCTGTGCGATCGGGCGATCAGGCGCCTGCCCCGCCGATGAGAAGCGCGAGGGCGACGGGAAGACACCGCTCGGCCGCTGGCCGATCCGGACGATCCTGTTCCGCAAAGGCGCGGCGGTACCGCCACCCGGCTTGCGCCTGCCCTGGCGCTGGATCGGCCCCGACGATGGCTGGTCCGACGGCGTCGACGATCCCGAATATAACCGGCCCGTCCGCCACCCGCACGCGCACTCGGCCGAGCGGCTGGTGCGCGACGACGGCGCCTATGACGTCATCGTCGTCCTGGGCCACAATGATTCGCCGCCGGTACCGGGCAGCGGCAGCGCGATCTTCCTCCATTGCAGCGAAGGCCGTCCGACCGCCGGTTGCGTCGCGGTCGAAAAGCCGGCGCTGCTCGCACTGTTGCCGCTGCTGGCGCCGGGGGACGCGGTCGAGATCCTCTGACCGCCGACGTCAGCGCTTGGCGGGGCGGACCGCCGTCACTTCGAGCTCGACCAGGAACTGTGGCGCAACGAGGTTCGCCACCTGGAAGGTCGAACGGGCGACGGTGTCGGGATTGTCGGCCGATCCGAAAAACTCCCGGAAGCCCGCGTTGAAGCCGGCGAAGTCGATCTTGCCGAGCTTGGGATCGGCGGCGAGGAAGGCCTGCATCTTCACCACGTCGCGGATCGAATAACCCTTCGATTCGAGCAGCGCCTTGATCTTGCGCAGCGTGCTGACGGTCTGCGTGCGGGTGTCGCCGAAATCCTCGACCGTCTCCTTGCGCGCCGGGTCGATCGGGTCGGCGAGCTGGCCGGAGAGGTAGAAGGTCTCATAGCCGCCAGGGATGATCACGCCCTTCAGGATCAGGCCGGGTTTCCCGTCGGGGCCGGGGCTGGCGATCCGCTCGATCGGGGCGGGTGACTGCGCCACGGCGGGCGTGGCCGATGCGGTAAGAACGACAAAAGCAACGGTAAGGGCGCGGTGCATGGTGAAACCTCGATGCGGTTGGCGTCGAGTTCGGAGGTTAGGGACCGGGAAGGTGAGCGCAAGCCAATTGAGCCTGCGCCGCAAGAAGCCGGGTCAGCGCGCTGCGGCGATCCTGGCTTGGCACTGCCCGACGATATCGCGGAGCTCGCCGAGCGTCTGGTCGAGTGCCTCGCGCTGCGCCTCCAGGGCGCCGACGCGCTCGTTCACGCGGGCGAGCAGGCGCTTCGTCTGTTCGAGATGCAGCGGATCGGCGTCGTAGAGATCGAGGAACTCCTTGATCTCCCGCAGCGAAAAGCCGAGCCGCTTGCCGCGCAGTATCAGCTGGAGTCGGGCCACCTCGCGCCGCGAATAGACCCGCATCGTGCCGACGCGTTGCGGGTCGAGCAGACCCTTGTCCTCGTAGAAGCGGATTGCGCGGGTCGTCATGCCCAGTTCGTCGGCGACGTCCTGGATGGTCTGGAGCGCGTCGCGCTCGCCTTTTGCCGTCACCCCCTGATCCATGCCCCTAGCCCGCTGCCTTCTTCGCTTCTTCGGCCACCAGTTCCTTCTTGGACAGTTTGCCGATCAACGTCTTGGGCAGGCTCTGGCGGATTTCGATCTCGCGGGGAAGCTCGATTTTGGACAGGCGGGTCTTCAGGAATTCGGCGATCTCGGCGGTCGATGCCGACTGGCCGGGGCGCAGCACGACGAAGGCCTTTGGCGCCTGCCCGCGATAGTCGTCCTTCACCCCGATCACCACCGCCTCCAGGATCGCGGGATGCTCGTACAGCGCCTCTTCGATGACGCGCGGATAGACATTGTAGCCCCCGCAGATGATCACGTCCTTGATCCGGTCGACCAGGAACAGATAGCCGTCCTCGTCCAGATAGCCGACGTCGCCGGTCCGGATCGCACCGTCGACGAAGACCTTCTCGGTCTCCTCCGGCTTGTTCCAATAGCCCTTCATCACCTGCGGTCCGCGCGCGCAGACCTCGCCACGCTCGCCTTGCGGCATGATCCTGTGCGGATCGTCGAGGCTGCGGATCTCCAGCGTGGTGCCGGGGAAGGGCGGGCCCGCGCTGTTGTCCTTCACGACGCCGGTGATGGGGTTGCAGGTGAGGATGGGCGACGTCTCGGACAGGCCATAGCCCTCGACGACACGCGCGCCGGTGACGCGCTCGAACTCCTGCCGCACGTCGAACGGCAGCGGAGCGCCCCCCGACACGACGAAGTCGAGATCGTCGAAGTGGACATCCTGCGACGCTGCGGCCTTGTTGAGCGCGGTCAGCATCGTCGGCACAGCCAGAAGCTTGGTCGGCCGGGTGCGCTTGACGGTCTTCAGGAACTGCTTGAGCTCGAAGCGCGGCAGCAGGATCATCTCGGCGGCGGTGTCGACGCTGAAGTTCAGGACCGTGGTCAGCGCGAAGACGTGGAACATCGGCAGCACGCCCATGATCCGGTCGTTTGCCTCTGCGCCATGGCCGACGTGAAGCGTCATCTGGTGGCTGTTCGCGGTCAGATTGGCGTGGGTCAGCATCGCGCCCTTGGGCACGCCGGTGGTGCCGCCGGTATATTGCAGCACGGCCACGTCGTCGGGCGTGACCGCGACGGGCTTGAACGATGCGGGATTCGCCCTAGTCAGGTCGCCGAACGCCATGTGCCGCGCGTCCGCCGGCCAGCGGGCGATCTCCGAGCGCTTGAACAGGCGATAGAGCAGCGACGTGAAGGTCGGGAGGATGTCCGCCAGCGGGCAGACGATGATCTTCTCCAGCCCGCTTTCTTCCGCCACCGCCGCGACCTTGGCGTGGATCGACGCCACGTCGATGACCGCCATGACCGTCGTGCCCGAGTCGCGAATCTGGTGGCGCAACTCATGCTCGACATAGAGCGGGTTGAAATTGACGATGGTCGCGCCGCAGCGGAGCGCCGCGAAATAGAGGATCACGAAATAGGGGGTGTTCGGCAGACACAGTCCGAAGCGGACATCGGGGCCTACGCCCATCGCCTGGAGCCCGGCGGCGGCGCGGTCCACGAGAGCGCCGATCTCGGCATAGGTCCAACGCCGACCGAGAAAATCGATCGCGCGCCGTTCACCATGGTCGCGAACCGCGCTGTCGATCAGGTCGGTCAGCAGCCGAGGCGGAATCGGCGGAGACGCTGGCACGCCTCCGCCGTCCGGAAGTGCGGCACCGCGACCGGAGGGAAGTGGGTCAGTCACGGTGTCGCGGGAAGTCATCTCGAAAGGTCTCCTGATCAGAAGGTCATGCGTCCGCCGACGGCGAGGATGATCGCACTCGCGCCGGTCAGGCTTCCATTCGGACGGACGATCGTCTGCGCGGGGGTGCCGACATAGAAGCCGCCGAGCCGGTCGATCGACGAGTTCTTGAAGTCGACATAGTTGGCGGCCGCATCGAGCGTGATCGACTCGGTGATCGCATAGGAGGTACCCACCGCGAAGTTGATGCGGCTGGCGTCCGGCACGCGGGCGTCACGCGATCCGTTGCGCGTCGGGGTCTGGTCCCACTGCACGCCGCCGCGCATCGTCCACTGCGGAGTCACAGCATAGTCGACGCCACCGGCGACGCTCCAGCTGTTCTTGTAGTTCTGGTCGAGCGCAGCGTTCACCGGCGCGCCGAGATCGATCGCATCGAACTTGTTCCAGCCGGCACGGACGACCTGGCCGTTCAGCGTCAGCGCTTCGCTGACATGGACGCGGGCGCTGGCGATGGCCTGCCAGGGGGTGCGGAACGTCGCGGTGATGCCTTCGATGCGGCCGTTCTGGCCGGCGAGGGGACCGAGCAGGCCGGCGGTGGTGATGCTGCCCTTCAGCTTGTGCTTCACCGACGACTTGTACGAGAAGCCGAGGTCGATCAGCGGGCTCGGGTGCAACTGGACACCAGCCGACCAGCCGAAATCCCAGCCGTCGCCGCGCAGCGTCTGGTGTCCGTCGGGCAGAGCCGGGGACAGGTTCGGCAGGAAGTTCGACAGCGACGCCTTGCTATATTCGACGTTCAGGCCGACGCCGATGCCGATGATCGGCGAGGGCGCATAGGCGATCGTCGGCTGGATATCGATCGTCGTCAGCTTGGTCTTGTCGGCAGTGTAGCGCGCCCAGCTGGTATTCTCGTAATTGGTCGCGAAGCTGTAGGGGGCGGCGACGGAGACGCCGATCGACCATTTGTCGTTCAGCTTGTAGCCAATCGCACCCGACGGCAGGAAGCCCTTGTTCAGCGGATCCTTGGAAACCTGATTGCCGGTGATGCCGGCGGGGGCCTGACCGGGGCGGATGATCACCGAGCTGTTGTTGCGAACCTTGCCCTTCGGAAGAATGGCGCTGAAGCCGCCATAGAGGGTGTTGGTTTCGTTGCCGGCGATCGCGGCCGGGTTCCACCAGAGATTCTGTGCGCCCTGGTCTGCGGCTTCGCCCGAAAAGGCGCGGCCTGCTGCGACAACCGACTGCTCCTGCAGATAGAAGGCCGAGGCGTTGGCCGTACCCGCTGCGAGCAGCGCGGCAGCGGTGGATGCGCCTGCCAATGCTGCGCGGCGGATGGTGCTGTGGGACATGAAAGATTCCTCTCTAAAACGGTACAGGCGCGCGGATCAGCGCACGCGGGTCCAGGTCTGGTTCTTGCAGAGCGGCACGAAGATGCAGCCCCGGAGCTTCAGGGTGTTGGCGTCGATGGGTGTGATGCGGGCGGAATAGGTCTTGCCGTCTTCACCATTGTAGATGGTGCCGCCGTCCCAGAGACCGTCCTTGTAGGAAAAGCCGCTCAGCATCTGCATCCCCTTGATCGGACGATTGCGGAGCTTCGGATCCTTGTTGTTGACGTCCATGAGATTCGGATTGGTCGCGAGACCGTCAGACGTGACGATCTTGCCGCAGATAGAAGGGCCGCAGCGGGCGATTTCGATAATGCCGCCACGGGTCTCGGTTCGCCAGCGGCCGACGACCACGTCGGGGTTGCCGACGGCTGCGGCGGCCAGGGCCATTAAGGTGATGCTCATGCGCTTTCGTCATCCTCCTGACGCCTGATGCTGCGATCAGGTCGTTCCCTATGGTGCAGCATGGATTGCACAAAAAAGGATTGACGTATAGGGGAGACTTCATACCTTTAAGAGAAATCATCCGCGGCTGTTGTAAAAATGCCGCGCCTAGGGAGATGGTTCCATGCCGACTGCCGTCATCGCGGGCTATGCGCGCTCGCCTTTCCACCTTGCTAACAAGGGCGACCTCGCCCGCGTCCGTCCCGACGATCTCGCCGCCCAGGTGATTCGCGGACTGATCGCGAAAACCGGGGTGAAGCCCGAGGATATCGAGGACATCGTGCTCGGTTGCGCTTTCCCGGAGGCCGAGCAGGGCCTCAATGTTGCGCGTCTGATCGGGCTGTTGGCCGATCTGCCGCTCAAGGTCGGCGGGATGACGGTCAACCGCTTCTGCGGTTCGTCTATGAGCTCGATCCATATCGCTGCAGGCCAGATCGCGATCGGTGCGGGCGACGTCTTCGTCTGCGCGGGCGTCGAGAGCATGAGCCGCGTGCCGATGATGGGCTATAATCCGATGCCTAGCCCCGATCTCGCGAAGAAACGCCCCGGCGCCTATATGTCGATGGGCGAAACCGCCGAGAATGTCGCGACCCAATATCAGGTCTCGCGGCAGGCGCAGGAAGAGTTTGCGGTCCAGAGCCAGAAGAAGGCCGCCGCCGCCCGCGAGGCGGGTCGCCTGACCGACGAGATCGTGCCGATCAAGACCAAGAAGGGCGTCGTCGACACCGACGGCACCATCCGTCCCGAGACCACCGCCGAGGCGCTGGCAGGCCTGAAGCCGGCGTTTGACGCCAATGGCTCGGTCACCGCAGGAACCTCCTCGCCTTTGACCGACGGTGCGTCCGCCGTGCTCGTCACCAGCGAGGATTATGCCCGGGCCAACGGCCTCACCATCCTTGCGCGCATCAAGAGCGTCGCCGTGTCGGGCTGCGAGCCCGAGATCATGGGCATCGGTCCTGTCTCGGCCTCGCGCAAGGCGCTTGAGCGCGCTGCCCTTACCGCTGCCGATATGGACGTTGTCGAACTGAACGAGGCTTTCGCCAGCCAGGCGCTGGCGTGCAGCAATGAGCTTGGGGTCAAGCCCGAAGCGGTCAACATCGACGGCGGCGCGATCGCGCTCGGCCATCCGCTTGGCGCCACCGGTGCGCGCATCGTCGGCAAGGCTGCGGCACTGCTGAAGCGCGAGGGCGGCAAATATGCGCTCGCCACCCAGTGCATCGGCGGCGGGCAGGGCATCGCCACCGTGCTGGAAGCGATCTGACCATGGGCGCGGACAGCAGCAATCCGATCCGCAAGGTGTGCGTGATCGGCGCAGGCACCATGGGTGCCGGCATCGCAGCGCAGGTCGCAAATGCGGGCGTTCCCGTGCTGCTCCTGGACATTCTTCCCAAGGATGGCAGCAACCGGAACGCCATAGCCGAGGGTGCGGTCGCGCGCATGCTCAAGACCGATCCGGCGCCGTTCATGTCGAAGGCGGCGGCGAAGCTGGTCGAGACGGGCAATATCGAGGACGATCTCGCCAAGGTCGCCGAGTGCGACTGGGTGGTCGAAGCGATCATCGAGCGGCTCGACCTGAAGCAGGCGCTCTATGCGAAGCTCGAAGCGGTGCGGAAGCCCGGCACGGCGGTGTCGTCCAACACCTCGACGATCCCGCTGGAGAAGCTCACCGAGGGCCGGACCGATGCCTTCGCGGCGGATTTCCTGATCACCCATTTCTTCAACCCGCCGCGCTACATGCGTCTGGTCGAAGTGGTGACCGGGCCGCGCACCGACGCGACGACGGCTGGCCGGGTCAGCGACTTCATCGACCGCATGCTCGGCAAGCGGGTCGTGCCCGCGCATGATCGCCCCGGTTTCATCGCGAACCGGATCGGCAGCTACTGGTTGCAGGTCGCCTATAATGCGACGGTCGACCTGGGGCTGACGATCGAGGAGGCCGACGCGATCGGCGGGCGTCCGATGGGCGTTCCCAAGACCGGCATCTTCGGCCTGCTCGACCTGGTCGGCATCGACCTGATGCCGCTGTTGCTCAAGAGCTTCACCTCGACGCTGCCCGAAGGCGACCCCTATCTCGCGACGGTTCGGCCGCTGACGCTGGTCGAGAAGATGATC encodes the following:
- a CDS encoding thymidylate synthase gives rise to the protein MTDHPERQYLAAMRRAWTDGDERTDRTGVGTRALFGVTMRFDLSDGTVPLITTKKIFWKSAVKELLWFLSGETNIRPLVQQKVHIWTDWPLDKYRRATGETIDRDTFEQRIIDDPAFAEQWGDLGPVYGKQWVDWPRYTPAGDGLYRREGQGINQIAELVEALRTNPGSRRLIFTGWNVPELPGMALPPCHMTYQYHVANGRLSGILYQRSCDLGLGFPFNIFEAALLVRMLAQQADLEPGEIVWMGADTHVYSNHGHLVEEQLSREPRAFPTLKLVRKPTSMFDYALEDFVIEGYDPHPHIAAPVAV
- a CDS encoding exodeoxyribonuclease III: MAKLKIASWNINSVRARIDIVRQFLEEQQIDILCLQETKVRDDVFPFEMFRKLGYAHFEINGQPMHHGVAIISKVPLHDNGRHDWQDNGEARHIGVRLDCGIRLENVYIPAGGDVPDREVNPKFGQKLDFLGRMIRWSEELREPTLLVGDFNIAPLECDVWSHKQLLDVVSHTPIEVETLARLQASHDWVDLGRTFIPPPERLYTWWSYRAQDWAASDRGRRLDHMWASPSVAKQATNHYVCEPCRSWLRPSDHIPLVTEFEF
- the ribA gene encoding GTP cyclohydrolase II — translated: MTAARDAARAIDALKRGWPVAVSADDGRVVVLAIETANDVSLAAFDGGQPADVLLSAARAATLNLANQRDAASPACPAMIERVPWIDLPTAIALADPVRDMATPLKGPFRAKGVTAAAACAAALRLARLAGLLPALFVRLDGAVEAELEAASLDDYEDPAHLVIASQARLPVTVSERAEIVAFRHVADAAEHVALIIGTPDGTPPLVRLHSECLTGDVLGSLKCDCGPQLNGALKAMTQASWGILLYLRQEGRGIGLINKLRAYALQDQGFDTVDANLRLGFGVDERDFRVAARMLSLLGQLKVRLLTNNPQKVAGLEAAGIAVAERVPHKMGENPHNSAYLATKRDRTGHVL
- a CDS encoding L,D-transpeptidase family protein; translation: MTDIRVDVDALTLTGPDGVAVPCAIGRSGACPADEKREGDGKTPLGRWPIRTILFRKGAAVPPPGLRLPWRWIGPDDGWSDGVDDPEYNRPVRHPHAHSAERLVRDDGAYDVIVVLGHNDSPPVPGSGSAIFLHCSEGRPTAGCVAVEKPALLALLPLLAPGDAVEIL
- a CDS encoding RidA family protein, with the translated sequence MHRALTVAFVVLTASATPAVAQSPAPIERIASPGPDGKPGLILKGVIIPGGYETFYLSGQLADPIDPARKETVEDFGDTRTQTVSTLRKIKALLESKGYSIRDVVKMQAFLAADPKLGKIDFAGFNAGFREFFGSADNPDTVARSTFQVANLVAPQFLVELEVTAVRPAKR
- a CDS encoding MerR family transcriptional regulator, which produces MDQGVTAKGERDALQTIQDVADELGMTTRAIRFYEDKGLLDPQRVGTMRVYSRREVARLQLILRGKRLGFSLREIKEFLDLYDADPLHLEQTKRLLARVNERVGALEAQREALDQTLGELRDIVGQCQARIAAAR
- a CDS encoding long-chain-fatty-acid--CoA ligase, whose product is MTSRDTVTDPLPSGRGAALPDGGGVPASPPIPPRLLTDLIDSAVRDHGERRAIDFLGRRWTYAEIGALVDRAAAGLQAMGVGPDVRFGLCLPNTPYFVILYFAALRCGATIVNFNPLYVEHELRHQIRDSGTTVMAVIDVASIHAKVAAVAEESGLEKIIVCPLADILPTFTSLLYRLFKRSEIARWPADARHMAFGDLTRANPASFKPVAVTPDDVAVLQYTGGTTGVPKGAMLTHANLTANSHQMTLHVGHGAEANDRIMGVLPMFHVFALTTVLNFSVDTAAEMILLPRFELKQFLKTVKRTRPTKLLAVPTMLTALNKAAASQDVHFDDLDFVVSGGAPLPFDVRQEFERVTGARVVEGYGLSETSPILTCNPITGVVKDNSAGPPFPGTTLEIRSLDDPHRIMPQGERGEVCARGPQVMKGYWNKPEETEKVFVDGAIRTGDVGYLDEDGYLFLVDRIKDVIICGGYNVYPRVIEEALYEHPAILEAVVIGVKDDYRGQAPKAFVVLRPGQSASTAEIAEFLKTRLSKIELPREIEIRQSLPKTLIGKLSKKELVAEEAKKAAG
- a CDS encoding OmpP1/FadL family transporter — protein: MSHSTIRRAALAGASTAAALLAAGTANASAFYLQEQSVVAAGRAFSGEAADQGAQNLWWNPAAIAGNETNTLYGGFSAILPKGKVRNNSSVIIRPGQAPAGITGNQVSKDPLNKGFLPSGAIGYKLNDKWSIGVSVAAPYSFATNYENTSWARYTADKTKLTTIDIQPTIAYAPSPIIGIGVGLNVEYSKASLSNFLPNLSPALPDGHQTLRGDGWDFGWSAGVQLHPSPLIDLGFSYKSSVKHKLKGSITTAGLLGPLAGQNGRIEGITATFRTPWQAIASARVHVSEALTLNGQVVRAGWNKFDAIDLGAPVNAALDQNYKNSWSVAGGVDYAVTPQWTMRGGVQWDQTPTRNGSRDARVPDASRINFAVGTSYAITESITLDAAANYVDFKNSSIDRLGGFYVGTPAQTIVRPNGSLTGASAIILAVGGRMTF
- a CDS encoding DUF2147 domain-containing protein, yielding MSITLMALAAAAVGNPDVVVGRWRTETRGGIIEIARCGPSICGKIVTSDGLATNPNLMDVNNKDPKLRNRPIKGMQMLSGFSYKDGLWDGGTIYNGEDGKTYSARITPIDANTLKLRGCIFVPLCKNQTWTRVR
- a CDS encoding thiolase family protein, with translation MPTAVIAGYARSPFHLANKGDLARVRPDDLAAQVIRGLIAKTGVKPEDIEDIVLGCAFPEAEQGLNVARLIGLLADLPLKVGGMTVNRFCGSSMSSIHIAAGQIAIGAGDVFVCAGVESMSRVPMMGYNPMPSPDLAKKRPGAYMSMGETAENVATQYQVSRQAQEEFAVQSQKKAAAAREAGRLTDEIVPIKTKKGVVDTDGTIRPETTAEALAGLKPAFDANGSVTAGTSSPLTDGASAVLVTSEDYARANGLTILARIKSVAVSGCEPEIMGIGPVSASRKALERAALTAADMDVVELNEAFASQALACSNELGVKPEAVNIDGGAIALGHPLGATGARIVGKAAALLKREGGKYALATQCIGGGQGIATVLEAI